The following coding sequences lie in one Panicum virgatum strain AP13 chromosome 6N, P.virgatum_v5, whole genome shotgun sequence genomic window:
- the LOC120678809 gene encoding UDP-glucosyl transferase 73B2-like has protein sequence MVSAAMQSKKLRILVVPFFATSHILPMTDLAFHLAAVRPDDVEVVVAVTPANAPIVQSALARREPSHASVEVATYAFPKVDGLPPGVENMSTVTVANSPLLEAAATDEALIRPAQESLIRESSPDAIVSDLHFFRWNAGIAAELGIPCVLFNVVGIFSTLATWRLALSGIVKDTPPASSVTVPQLPGPEISLPVTELSEFLRNPPEFSKDAGAYFMMLLKSSGFISNTFYDLEHEYCESYAESGYMKRTYCVGPLSLPLPPPARAGTGRSACLDWLDTKPAHSVVYLCFGSLTNFSDVQLNELALGLEASGVPFLWVVRVKTWEPPVGWEDRVGDRGMVVMGWAPQTDILQHPALGAFVTQCGWNSILETIAVGVPVLTWPMVYEQFITERFVTHVLQIGERLWPEGAGRRSTRSAEHEVIPAKEIAQSVAKFMEHGGAAEAARRRVKELSPKAHAAMAEGGTSNRDLHQLIDDFIAAKASAAGTTTS, from the coding sequence ATGGTTTCAGCTGCAATGCAGAGCAAGAAGCTGCGCATCCTTGTGGTGCCCTTCTTCGCCACCAGCCACATCCTCCCCATGACAGACCTCGCCTTCCACCTCGCCGCGGTTAGGCCGGACGATGTCGAGGTCGTCGTCGCCGTAACCCCGGCAAACGCCCCCATTGTGCAGTCAGCCCTTGCAAGGCGCGAGCCCAGCCATGCCAGCGTTGAGGTCGCGACCTACGCCTTCCCAAAGGTGGACGGGCTCCCACCAGGGGTCGAGAACATGTCCACCGTCACGGTCGCGAACTCACCGCTCCTCGAGGCAGCAGCCACTGATGAGGCGCTAATTAGGCcagctcaggagagcctcatcAGGGAGAGCTCGCCTGATGCCATCGTCAGCGACCTGCACTTCTTCCGGTGGAACGCTGGTATTGCCGCCGAACTTGGGATCCCCTGTGTTCTATTCAATGTCGTGGGTATTTTCTCGACGCTAGCTACGTGGCGCCTTGCTTTAAGTGGCATTGTTAAGGACACCCCTCCTGCTAGTTCGGTGACCGTTCCTCAGTTACCCGGTCCAGAAATAAGTCTGCCAGTTACTGAGCTGTCAGAGTTTTTGAGGAACCCACCGGAATTTAGCAAGGACGCAGGTGCTTACTTCATGATGTTGCTCAAGAGCTCTGGCTTTATTTCCAACACTTTCTATGATCTCGAGCATGAGTACTGTGAGAGCTACGCGGAAAGCGGCTATATGAAGCGAACCTACTGTGTTGGTCCGCTTTCACTGCCCTTGCCACCACCAGCAAGAGCAGGTACTGGCCGCTCAGCTTGCTTGGATTGGCTGGACACAAAGCCTGCCCACTCCGTTGTGTACTTGTGCTTCGGCAGCCTGACAAACTTTTCTGATGTTCAACTTAATGAGCTAGCCCTCGGACTGGAAGCCTCTGGTGTGCCATTCTTGTGGGTTGTTAGGGTTAAAACATGGGAGCCACCGGTAGGGTGGGAAGACCGTGTTGGGGATAGAGGCATGGTTGTCATGGGTTGGGCCCCACAAACTGATATACTCCAGCACCCAGCACTGGGGGCGTTTGTGACCCAATGCGGGTGGAACTCCATCCTGGAGACAATTGCGGTGGGCGTGCCTGTCTTGACATGGCCAATGGTGTACGAGCAGTTCATCACTGAGAGGTTTGTGACTCATGTGTTGCAAATCGGGGAGCGCCTGTGGCCGGAGGGTGCTGGGCGGCGTAGCACGAGGAGTGCAGAGCATGAAGTGATCCCTGCTAAGGAAATTGCGCAATCTGTTGCCAAGTTCATGGAACATGGAGGTGCTGCGGAAGCCGCGAGGAGAAGGGTAAAGGAACTTTCTCCAAAGGCTCATGCGGCTATGGCAGAAGGCGGAACCTCTAACCGTGATCTGCATCAGCTTATTGATGATTTCATTGCTGCAAAAGCATCTGCTGCTGGGACTACGACGTCATGA